One window from the genome of Thermaerobacter marianensis DSM 12885 encodes:
- a CDS encoding DUF3048 domain-containing protein codes for MPNPSPRNPAVPGSRPPRHGPGGRAVAGSRRLNDRGPDFGTSRLLPGTAPPATPARPVALRIRRALAVVMMLASAFLAACSRWAPATAPTAPSPPSPAQPGPSAPPPVINPLTGLPAPGQESLHQRPVLVSIDNHPDARPQAGLTAADLVYEIPAEGGITRLLALFVTQRPERVGPVRSSRHYFLDLALEWDALYVHAGGSPQHYERIGRTGLDDLDGVRSDPKGGGRRVFTRDGRRAMPHNLYASLPVALAAARERGWAVTAAPPPAPFRFLAEGDEPAGDPVQELVIHWPGWRQGWVRYRWTGAGFLRETAFGPHTAEETGQPLAPANLLIQFVPARRIPGDAAGRLDVDVVGQGRLLIASGGRLREGRWEKTAPDAPTRWLEAGGGPVQLVPGSTWIHLVPASTRIDVTGPAAGGDGGEGRAPAGDRDGK; via the coding sequence GTGCCCAACCCGTCACCCCGCAACCCGGCCGTGCCCGGGAGCCGGCCGCCTCGCCACGGGCCCGGCGGCCGCGCCGTGGCCGGCTCTCGCCGGCTCAACGACCGCGGGCCGGACTTCGGGACGTCCCGCCTGCTGCCGGGCACCGCGCCACCTGCCACACCGGCTCGGCCGGTGGCGCTCCGCATCCGGCGGGCGCTGGCCGTCGTCATGATGCTGGCCTCCGCCTTCCTGGCGGCTTGCAGCCGCTGGGCCCCGGCGACGGCGCCCACGGCACCCTCCCCGCCGTCCCCTGCACAACCCGGGCCTTCTGCCCCGCCTCCGGTCATCAATCCCCTCACGGGCCTGCCTGCCCCCGGCCAGGAGTCGCTCCACCAGCGCCCCGTCCTGGTCAGCATCGACAACCACCCCGACGCCCGGCCGCAAGCGGGGTTGACCGCCGCCGATCTGGTCTACGAGATCCCCGCCGAAGGGGGCATCACCCGGCTTCTCGCCTTGTTCGTCACCCAGCGGCCGGAACGGGTGGGGCCGGTGCGCAGCTCGCGCCACTACTTCCTCGACCTGGCCCTGGAGTGGGATGCCCTCTACGTCCACGCCGGGGGAAGCCCCCAGCACTACGAGCGCATCGGCCGCACGGGCCTGGACGACCTGGATGGCGTCCGCTCCGATCCCAAGGGCGGGGGGCGCCGCGTCTTCACCCGCGACGGCCGCCGCGCCATGCCCCATAATCTTTATGCGTCCCTGCCCGTGGCGCTGGCCGCCGCCCGCGAGCGGGGATGGGCGGTCACGGCAGCGCCGCCGCCGGCGCCTTTCCGCTTCCTCGCCGAGGGGGACGAGCCGGCGGGCGACCCGGTGCAGGAGCTGGTGATCCACTGGCCGGGCTGGCGCCAGGGTTGGGTGCGCTATCGCTGGACAGGTGCAGGTTTTCTGCGGGAAACGGCCTTCGGTCCCCATACGGCCGAGGAGACCGGGCAGCCCCTGGCGCCGGCCAACCTGCTGATCCAGTTCGTGCCGGCGCGGCGGATCCCCGGTGACGCCGCCGGGCGCCTGGACGTCGACGTGGTGGGCCAGGGGCGGCTTCTCATCGCCAGCGGCGGCCGCCTGCGGGAGGGTCGCTGGGAGAAGACGGCCCCCGACGCCCCCACCCGGTGGCTGGAGGCCGGAGGCGGGCCCGTCCAGCTGGTTCCCGGCAGCACCTGGATCCACCTGGTGCCCGCCTCCACCCGGATCGACGTCACGGGGCCGGCGGCGGGCGGGGACGGGGGCGAAGGCCGCGCCCCGGCGGGGGACCGGGATGGGAAGTGA
- a CDS encoding diacylglycerol kinase gives MSPGSAGGPGAGGDSPGSRRAPGDGRTGARRPGSGRAATLAESFRYAWAGFVWIWGTEANMRLHFAAATLLFTAAWWLEAATWQWAVLLLAAGLVVLFEWINTAIEGAVDLATDEFRPLAGRVKDVAAGAVLVAALLATVTGLLVLGPDVVRLPGLLVAYARGQPWRLLPLLAALYFAWSSLGVRRANADEPASRRPAGSSRWRP, from the coding sequence ATGAGCCCGGGTTCGGCGGGCGGCCCCGGGGCCGGGGGCGACAGCCCGGGGTCCCGGCGCGCACCGGGCGACGGCCGGACCGGCGCGCGCCGGCCGGGCTCCGGGCGGGCCGCCACCCTGGCGGAGTCCTTTCGTTACGCGTGGGCGGGGTTCGTCTGGATCTGGGGCACCGAGGCCAACATGCGGCTGCACTTCGCCGCCGCGACCCTGCTCTTCACCGCCGCGTGGTGGCTGGAGGCCGCCACCTGGCAGTGGGCGGTGCTGCTCCTGGCGGCCGGCCTGGTCGTGCTGTTCGAGTGGATCAACACGGCCATTGAGGGGGCCGTGGACCTGGCCACCGACGAGTTCCGCCCCCTGGCGGGCCGGGTCAAGGACGTGGCGGCGGGAGCCGTCCTGGTTGCCGCCCTGCTGGCCACCGTCACCGGCTTGCTGGTGCTTGGCCCGGACGTGGTGCGTTTGCCGGGCCTGCTCGTCGCCTATGCCCGGGGGCAGCCCTGGCGACTCTTGCCCCTGCTGGCGGCCCTCTATTTTGCCTGGAGTTCCCTTGGCGTGCGCCGGGCCAACGCGGACGAACCGGCGTCCCGCCGGCCTGCGGGCTCCAGCCGGTGGCGCCCTTGA
- the ybeY gene encoding rRNA maturation RNase YbeY, whose protein sequence is MSGDGMRAGLRPVVAVDNRQDRVAVPDHWPSLLPAVVERLLAAEGLAVPVEVSLTFVDDAAIHELNRRYRGKDAPTDVLSFPQLEQEEIAALRDPVPAVLGPDLLPLGDVVISLERAAAQAREYGHSLDREVGYLLAHGVLHLLGYDHPDAEGERLMHAKAEAALAACGLVRP, encoded by the coding sequence ATGAGCGGTGACGGCATGCGGGCGGGCCTCCGGCCCGTGGTGGCCGTGGACAACCGGCAGGATCGGGTGGCGGTGCCCGATCACTGGCCTTCGCTGCTGCCGGCGGTGGTGGAACGCCTGCTGGCGGCGGAAGGCCTGGCGGTGCCGGTGGAGGTCTCCCTGACCTTCGTGGACGACGCCGCGATCCACGAGCTCAACCGCCGCTACCGGGGCAAGGACGCGCCCACCGACGTGCTCTCCTTTCCCCAGCTGGAGCAGGAAGAGATCGCGGCCCTGCGGGACCCGGTTCCGGCCGTGCTCGGGCCCGATCTCCTGCCCCTGGGCGACGTGGTGATCTCCCTGGAGCGGGCCGCCGCCCAGGCCCGGGAGTACGGCCACTCCCTGGACCGGGAGGTGGGCTATCTGCTGGCCCACGGCGTCCTGCACCTTTTGGGCTATGACCATCCCGATGCGGAGGGCGAGCGGCTCATGCACGCCAAGGCTGAAGCCGCCCTGGCCGCCTGCGGGCTGGTCCGGCCATGA
- a CDS encoding HD family phosphohydrolase: protein MGGGFAGLGQWLDRHLGEQWREPQVRRFMWGGLFFVCFTLLLATAVAPAQVRVRPGQAAPRDLVAPKQLVDRPATERLRQEAARAVPDQYQEDDTAAQQARQDVERAFQAVDGVREAMARRVRQQGADQGTGQAGGAAPGTGSSGDGGLPAPTEADRALLAERLGFSLPAEVADAVLTASDTTLAAMRRDLLALLQRELDQGIKEDQLAATRMRLGDEIGTLDHPRPLQEFLRLVGGRALRPNLIFDRAGTEEARRRAMEQVDPVVIVPGEVIVEAGEKVTEEDMVRLRDAGLLQEDLWGLAGIWAGTGLLVLLGMAAGGAYLATFDRRVYEDEPRFVLFGLVPLITLVFARLLQPVSPYLMPVATGPMLLAVLLNPRTALVAAMLLAAAVGVMAGDGLRLGIMAWLGGAAATFAISRLGHRSDFMRAGAVVAAVNAATTLGLALMFGSPPLAGLEVWKQVGWAAFGGLLAAILTIGLLPFLESFFGLVTPVRLIELANPNQPLLRRLLVEAPGTYHHSLMVANLAEAAVEEIGGNSLLARVGAYYHDVGKVRRPYFFIENQFGGENPHDKLSPNLSALIITAHVKDGIELARQHGLPEEIVRFIREHHGTTRVEYFLRRAQEQGEPEVLEANFRYDGPPPTTRETAVVMLADAVEATVRSLGHLTPGRIEQVVRKIIKDRLNDGQLDRADLTLRDLDRIAGTFVRVLTGVFHHRIEYPDVVLKEMERSRRRDGPGKEAAGSAREGASPGKEAGHSGRQEKGSRKPEDAGATRGTRAPEDANPKDGP from the coding sequence ATGGGTGGAGGATTTGCCGGCCTGGGCCAGTGGCTCGACCGCCACCTGGGCGAGCAGTGGCGCGAGCCCCAGGTGCGGCGCTTCATGTGGGGCGGCTTGTTCTTCGTGTGCTTCACCCTGCTGCTGGCGACGGCCGTGGCGCCGGCCCAGGTCCGGGTGCGTCCCGGTCAGGCGGCGCCGCGGGACCTGGTGGCGCCCAAACAGCTGGTCGACCGGCCGGCCACGGAGCGCCTTCGCCAGGAGGCGGCCCGGGCCGTACCCGACCAGTACCAGGAAGACGACACCGCCGCGCAGCAGGCGCGGCAGGACGTGGAACGGGCCTTTCAGGCGGTGGACGGCGTCCGGGAGGCCATGGCCCGCCGTGTGCGGCAGCAGGGCGCGGACCAGGGAACGGGGCAGGCCGGAGGCGCGGCCCCCGGCACCGGTTCGTCCGGCGATGGGGGCCTGCCCGCCCCGACCGAAGCCGACCGCGCCCTGCTGGCCGAGCGGCTGGGCTTCAGCCTGCCGGCCGAGGTGGCCGACGCCGTCCTCACGGCCAGCGACACGACCCTGGCCGCCATGCGCCGCGACCTGCTGGCGCTGCTGCAGCGGGAGCTGGACCAGGGCATCAAGGAAGACCAGCTGGCGGCGACCCGCATGCGGCTGGGCGACGAGATCGGCACCCTGGACCACCCGCGGCCGCTGCAGGAATTCCTGCGCCTGGTGGGCGGCCGCGCCCTGCGGCCCAACCTGATCTTCGACCGGGCGGGCACCGAGGAGGCCCGCCGCCGGGCCATGGAGCAGGTGGACCCGGTGGTCATCGTGCCCGGTGAGGTCATCGTCGAGGCGGGCGAAAAGGTCACCGAGGAGGACATGGTCCGGCTGCGGGACGCCGGCCTGCTCCAGGAAGACCTCTGGGGACTGGCGGGGATCTGGGCCGGGACCGGCCTCCTGGTGCTGCTGGGCATGGCGGCCGGAGGGGCCTACCTGGCCACCTTCGACCGCCGGGTGTACGAGGATGAGCCCCGGTTCGTCCTCTTCGGCCTGGTGCCGCTGATCACCCTGGTCTTCGCCCGGTTGCTGCAGCCGGTGTCGCCCTATCTGATGCCGGTGGCGACGGGACCCATGCTGCTGGCGGTGTTGCTCAACCCGCGCACGGCCCTGGTGGCAGCGATGCTGCTGGCCGCGGCGGTGGGCGTCATGGCGGGCGACGGGTTGCGGCTGGGCATCATGGCGTGGCTCGGCGGGGCAGCGGCGACCTTCGCCATCTCGCGCCTGGGGCACCGGTCCGACTTCATGCGGGCGGGCGCCGTGGTGGCCGCCGTGAACGCCGCCACGACCCTGGGCCTGGCCTTGATGTTCGGCAGCCCGCCCCTGGCGGGGCTGGAGGTCTGGAAGCAGGTGGGATGGGCGGCCTTCGGCGGGCTTTTGGCGGCCATCCTGACCATCGGGCTCTTGCCGTTCCTGGAGAGCTTCTTCGGACTGGTGACCCCGGTCCGTCTCATCGAGCTGGCCAACCCCAACCAGCCCCTGCTGCGCCGGCTGCTGGTCGAAGCGCCGGGCACCTATCACCACAGTCTGATGGTGGCGAACCTGGCCGAGGCGGCGGTGGAGGAGATCGGCGGCAACTCGCTGCTGGCCCGGGTGGGGGCGTACTACCACGACGTGGGCAAGGTACGGCGTCCCTACTTCTTCATCGAGAACCAGTTCGGCGGCGAGAACCCCCACGACAAGCTCTCGCCCAACCTCAGCGCCCTGATCATCACCGCCCACGTCAAGGACGGCATCGAGCTGGCGCGCCAGCACGGGCTGCCCGAGGAGATCGTCCGGTTCATCCGCGAGCACCACGGCACCACGCGGGTGGAATACTTCCTGCGCCGCGCCCAGGAGCAGGGGGAGCCGGAGGTGCTGGAGGCCAACTTCCGGTACGACGGGCCGCCGCCCACCACCCGGGAGACGGCGGTGGTCATGCTGGCCGACGCCGTCGAGGCCACGGTGCGGTCCTTGGGCCACCTGACGCCGGGCCGCATCGAGCAGGTGGTGCGGAAGATCATCAAGGACCGGCTCAACGATGGCCAGCTGGATCGTGCCGACCTGACCCTGCGCGATCTGGACCGCATCGCGGGCACCTTCGTGCGGGTGCTGACGGGCGTGTTCCACCACCGCATCGAGTACCCCGACGTGGTGCTCAAGGAGATGGAGCGGTCCCGGCGCCGGGACGGCCCCGGCAAGGAGGCCGCCGGCTCCGCCAGGGAAGGCGCCTCGCCCGGCAAGGAGGCCGGCCATTCCGGACGGCAGGAGAAGGGTTCCCGGAAGCCGGAGGACGCCGGCGCCACCAGGGGCACCAGGGCGCCGGAGGACGCCAACCCGAAGGATGGTCCGTGA
- a CDS encoding PhoH family protein, producing the protein MPETRQPNGAAPPAAEGHVAVIDLADHSEALQLFGRGDQNLRLIQDSFPVQIVSRGDHIRVRGQPDEVRQVATLFQGLLEQVRRGVALGPEDVRYAIQLAREGRVDRIAEVSDDVIVTTARGKPVRPKTLGQRRYVEAIRNNGIVFGIGPAGTGKTYLAMAVAIASLKAHQVARIILTRPAVEAGEKLGFLPGDLQEKVDPYLRPLYDALWDMLGVETFQKYMNRGLIEVAPLAYMRGRTLDDSFIILDEAQNTTPEQMKMFLTRLGFGSKAVVTGDVTQVDLPRGRHSGLAHVQQVLHGIEGIEFVYLTERDVVRHPLVQRIILAYEAYERQEEQAAAAARDDEGPPGGTGGTGR; encoded by the coding sequence TTGCCCGAAACGCGGCAGCCCAACGGCGCGGCGCCGCCGGCCGCCGAAGGTCACGTGGCCGTCATCGATTTGGCCGACCACAGCGAAGCGCTGCAGCTCTTCGGGCGCGGGGACCAGAACCTGCGCCTGATCCAGGACAGCTTCCCGGTCCAGATCGTGTCGCGGGGCGACCACATCCGCGTGCGCGGCCAGCCCGACGAGGTGCGGCAGGTGGCCACGCTGTTCCAGGGGCTGCTGGAGCAGGTGCGCCGCGGTGTGGCCCTGGGCCCCGAAGACGTGCGGTACGCCATCCAGTTGGCCCGGGAGGGCCGGGTCGACCGCATCGCCGAGGTCTCCGACGACGTCATCGTCACCACGGCCCGGGGCAAGCCGGTCCGGCCCAAGACCCTGGGCCAGCGGCGCTATGTGGAGGCCATCCGCAACAACGGCATCGTCTTCGGCATCGGTCCGGCCGGGACGGGCAAGACGTACCTGGCCATGGCGGTGGCCATCGCGAGCCTGAAGGCCCACCAGGTGGCGCGGATCATCCTGACCCGGCCGGCGGTGGAGGCGGGGGAGAAGCTGGGCTTCCTCCCCGGGGACCTGCAAGAGAAGGTCGACCCCTACCTGCGGCCCCTGTACGATGCCCTATGGGACATGCTGGGCGTCGAGACCTTCCAGAAGTACATGAACCGCGGCCTGATCGAGGTGGCCCCGCTGGCCTACATGCGCGGCCGCACCCTGGACGACTCGTTCATCATCCTGGACGAAGCGCAGAACACCACGCCGGAGCAGATGAAGATGTTCCTGACCCGCCTGGGCTTCGGCTCCAAAGCCGTCGTGACGGGCGACGTCACCCAGGTGGACCTGCCCCGCGGCCGCCACTCCGGCCTGGCCCACGTCCAGCAGGTGCTGCATGGCATCGAGGGGATCGAGTTCGTCTACCTGACCGAGCGGGACGTGGTGCGGCACCCGCTGGTGCAGCGGATCATCCTGGCCTACGAGGCGTACGAGCGCCAGGAAGAACAGGCTGCCGCGGCAGCCCGGGACGACGAGGGGCCGCCCGGCGGGACGGGCGGGACCGGGAGGTAA
- the yqfD gene encoding sporulation protein YqfD, which translates to MRGLWRFVLGSVEVVVTPSPRRPAPVPWRNGTGRGGRQPGAGRDPGRPRTGPEAFLNGAAAAGMILWRVRREPDGGLRAWVALDQLGTLRAVARQARCRVRFGRRVGWPFLWRRLVRRRVLLAGGLVTALLLYYLSGSIWFIEIQGLEHLPEAVLRQELARVGLRPGVRKADIDLRRLAERLPLEVPGVAWVGITHYGVKVVLDVVEKEPPPAVPADRPAHVVARRPGVIVQVLALRGEPVVRPGQVVRAGQILIRGQYLPPAPPPGAGRQGAPPPGRGKAVAALGRVLARTWYSQYREVRLEQTLAVRTGRAWQQVVLRIGPWRVPVYWQRGEPGRYEVERRVLWAVPSWRDGPAPVELVRETRHQVVLTRQTLTLQQAVRQVERQLAAQVAAGLAPGGRVVAVRSQVVQQGAGFVGIRTTVEAIEDIGVQRPFTVR; encoded by the coding sequence GTGAGGGGGCTCTGGCGGTTCGTCCTGGGATCGGTGGAGGTGGTCGTCACCCCGTCGCCAAGGCGGCCAGCACCCGTCCCCTGGCGGAACGGCACCGGGCGGGGCGGCAGGCAGCCCGGGGCAGGGCGCGATCCCGGCCGGCCGCGCACGGGCCCCGAAGCCTTCCTCAACGGGGCGGCAGCGGCAGGGATGATCCTCTGGCGGGTTCGCCGGGAGCCGGACGGCGGCCTGCGGGCTTGGGTCGCCCTGGACCAGCTGGGCACCTTGCGGGCGGTGGCCCGGCAGGCCCGCTGCCGGGTGCGGTTCGGCCGGCGGGTGGGCTGGCCCTTCCTGTGGCGCCGGCTGGTCCGCCGCCGGGTGCTGCTGGCGGGAGGGCTGGTCACCGCTCTGCTGCTGTACTACCTCTCCGGCAGCATCTGGTTCATCGAGATCCAAGGGCTGGAGCACTTGCCCGAGGCCGTCCTGCGCCAGGAACTGGCCCGGGTCGGGCTGCGGCCCGGGGTGCGCAAGGCGGACATCGACCTGCGGCGGCTGGCGGAGCGGTTGCCCCTGGAGGTGCCGGGGGTGGCCTGGGTGGGGATCACCCACTACGGCGTCAAGGTCGTCCTGGACGTGGTGGAGAAGGAGCCGCCGCCGGCGGTGCCCGCCGACCGGCCCGCGCACGTGGTGGCGCGGCGGCCGGGGGTGATCGTGCAGGTCCTGGCCTTGCGGGGGGAGCCGGTGGTCCGGCCCGGCCAGGTCGTCCGGGCGGGGCAGATCCTCATCCGCGGGCAGTACCTGCCGCCGGCGCCGCCGCCCGGTGCGGGCCGCCAGGGGGCTCCCCCGCCGGGACGGGGCAAGGCCGTGGCGGCCTTGGGGCGCGTGCTGGCGCGCACCTGGTACAGCCAGTACCGGGAGGTTCGCCTGGAGCAAACCCTGGCGGTCCGCACGGGCCGGGCGTGGCAACAGGTGGTCCTGCGTATCGGACCCTGGCGGGTGCCGGTATACTGGCAGCGAGGGGAACCGGGTCGTTACGAGGTGGAACGCCGCGTCCTCTGGGCCGTTCCGTCCTGGAGGGATGGCCCGGCGCCTGTCGAACTGGTGAGGGAAACCCGCCACCAGGTGGTGCTGACCCGGCAAACCCTGACCCTGCAGCAGGCGGTGCGGCAGGTGGAGCGGCAGCTGGCGGCGCAGGTGGCGGCCGGGCTGGCGCCGGGTGGCCGGGTGGTGGCGGTGCGCAGCCAGGTGGTGCAGCAGGGCGCCGGGTTCGTCGGCATCCGCACCACCGTGGAGGCGATCGAGGACATCGGCGTTCAGCGCCCCTTCACGGTCCGGTAA
- a CDS encoding YabP/YqfC family sporulation protein encodes MARDGRGGGEGWRHWLAGLEDSLAGALELPRDAVRNLPRITLMGPLEMVVENHRGVLFFDTARVLVVVPGGRLEVTGDRLTIARIDREELRLQGRIGQVRFQPGPEGEGR; translated from the coding sequence TTGGCGCGGGACGGGCGCGGGGGCGGTGAAGGTTGGCGCCACTGGCTGGCCGGCCTGGAGGACTCCCTGGCCGGCGCCCTGGAGCTGCCGCGGGACGCGGTGCGCAACCTCCCCCGCATCACCCTCATGGGTCCCCTGGAAATGGTGGTGGAGAACCACCGGGGTGTCCTCTTCTTCGACACCGCCCGGGTGCTGGTGGTCGTGCCCGGGGGCCGCCTGGAGGTCACGGGCGACCGGCTGACCATCGCCCGCATCGACCGGGAGGAACTGCGCCTGCAGGGACGCATCGGCCAGGTCCGCTTCCAGCCCGGACCGGAGGGTGAGGGCCGGTGA
- the floA gene encoding flotillin-like protein FloA (flotillin-like protein involved in membrane lipid rafts), whose protein sequence is MLLVTIGLVLVALTVLFSFIPVGLWISALAAGVRVPIITLVGMRLRRVPPHRIINPLIKADKAGIEVSLDKLEAHYLAGGNVDRVVDALIAAQRAEIPLTFERAAAIDLAGRDVLQAVQVSVNPRVVETPVVAAVAKDGIELRVKARVTVRANIDRLVGGAGEETIIARVGEGIVTTVGSAEDHKAVLENPDSISRVVLSKGLDAGTAFEILSIDIADVDVGRNIGAQLQMDRAEADKNIAQAKAEERRAMAVAAEQEMRARVQEMRAKVVEAEAQIPLAIAEAFRQGRLGVFDYYTLRNLQADTEMRSSLAGGTGREEAAPPQGGEGR, encoded by the coding sequence ATTCTGCTGGTCACCATCGGCCTGGTTCTGGTGGCCCTGACGGTGCTGTTCAGCTTCATCCCCGTGGGCCTCTGGATCTCGGCCCTGGCGGCGGGGGTGCGGGTGCCCATCATCACGCTGGTCGGGATGCGGCTCCGCCGCGTTCCACCGCACCGGATCATCAACCCGCTGATCAAGGCCGACAAAGCGGGCATCGAGGTGAGCCTGGACAAGCTGGAGGCCCACTACCTGGCCGGGGGCAACGTGGACCGGGTGGTCGACGCCCTGATCGCCGCCCAGCGGGCGGAGATCCCCCTGACCTTCGAGCGGGCGGCGGCCATCGACCTGGCGGGCCGCGACGTGCTGCAGGCGGTGCAGGTCAGCGTCAACCCGCGGGTGGTGGAGACGCCCGTGGTGGCGGCGGTGGCCAAGGACGGCATCGAGCTGCGGGTCAAGGCGCGGGTCACCGTCCGCGCCAACATCGACCGGCTGGTGGGCGGCGCCGGCGAGGAGACCATCATCGCCCGGGTGGGCGAGGGGATCGTCACCACCGTCGGCTCCGCCGAAGACCACAAGGCGGTGCTGGAGAATCCCGACTCCATCTCCCGGGTCGTGCTGAGCAAGGGCCTGGACGCCGGTACCGCCTTCGAGATCCTGTCCATCGACATCGCCGACGTGGACGTGGGCCGGAACATCGGCGCCCAGTTGCAGATGGACCGGGCCGAGGCGGACAAGAACATCGCCCAGGCCAAGGCGGAGGAACGCCGCGCCATGGCGGTGGCCGCCGAGCAGGAGATGCGGGCCCGGGTCCAGGAGATGCGGGCCAAGGTGGTGGAGGCCGAGGCCCAGATTCCCCTGGCCATCGCCGAGGCCTTCCGCCAGGGGCGCCTGGGCGTCTTCGACTACTACACCCTGCGCAACCTGCAGGCGGATACGGAGATGCGCTCGTCCCTGGCCGGGGGCACCGGCCGCGAGGAGGCGGCGCCGCCGCAGGGCGGCGAGGGTCGCTGA
- a CDS encoding NfeD family protein, giving the protein MDRLVMRMPRGLARVAWVLALAALVVGGGPGWPGPKPLPAAAAEASPAAGPPQRVLVIPVRGNIEPGLARFVTRGFEQARRDRAAVLLEISTFGGRVDGATDIRGAINAAVAAGVPVAAWVPDRAISAGALIAIAAPSLYMAPDATLGAAEPRPADEKTISFVRAEFEAAARHRGRDPQVAAAMVDKDVAIPNLVEKGQILTLTGEKAREIGFIEGLASSRQQALEAAGWGELPVEELAPTAAERVARFVTDPVVAPILLSIGMAGLVAEFYVPGFGFPGIVGLLSLGLFFGGHLLAGVAGWEVLLLFLVGALLIAVELVMPGFGIFGITGLLAMGAAVVLVTGDVTRGLQALLSGLVVTALVLAVLGRVAGRRGLWRKLALPTRLSEAEGFRSTAEDPALVGQRGRALTPLRPAGAAAVGGRRVDVVTEGEYLPAGTAIEIIRVEGRRVVVRAAGGEPGEGPGDAGGDA; this is encoded by the coding sequence GTGGATCGGCTGGTCATGCGCATGCCGCGGGGCCTGGCCCGGGTGGCCTGGGTGCTGGCCCTGGCGGCCCTGGTGGTGGGCGGGGGGCCAGGGTGGCCCGGGCCGAAGCCCCTGCCGGCGGCCGCCGCGGAGGCTTCGCCGGCCGCCGGGCCGCCCCAGCGGGTGCTGGTGATCCCCGTCCGCGGCAACATCGAGCCGGGGCTGGCCCGCTTCGTCACGCGGGGTTTCGAGCAGGCACGGCGGGACCGGGCCGCGGTGCTGCTGGAGATCAGCACCTTCGGCGGCCGGGTGGACGGCGCCACCGACATCCGCGGCGCCATCAACGCCGCCGTGGCCGCCGGGGTTCCCGTGGCGGCCTGGGTGCCCGACCGGGCCATCTCGGCGGGGGCCCTGATCGCCATCGCCGCGCCGTCGCTCTACATGGCGCCCGACGCCACCCTGGGCGCCGCCGAGCCCCGCCCTGCCGACGAGAAGACCATCTCCTTCGTCCGCGCCGAGTTCGAGGCCGCCGCCCGCCACCGCGGCCGCGACCCCCAGGTGGCGGCGGCCATGGTCGACAAGGACGTGGCCATCCCCAACCTGGTGGAGAAGGGGCAGATCCTCACCCTTACCGGTGAGAAGGCCCGGGAGATCGGGTTCATCGAGGGGCTGGCCAGCAGCCGGCAACAGGCGCTGGAGGCGGCCGGCTGGGGTGAGTTGCCGGTGGAGGAACTGGCCCCCACGGCCGCCGAGCGGGTCGCCCGGTTCGTCACCGACCCCGTGGTGGCGCCCATCCTGCTGTCCATCGGCATGGCCGGCCTGGTGGCGGAGTTCTACGTCCCCGGCTTCGGCTTTCCCGGCATCGTGGGCCTGCTGAGCCTTGGCCTGTTCTTCGGCGGCCACCTGCTGGCCGGCGTCGCCGGCTGGGAGGTGCTGTTGCTCTTCCTGGTGGGTGCGCTCCTGATAGCGGTGGAACTGGTCATGCCGGGGTTCGGCATCTTCGGCATCACGGGCCTGCTGGCCATGGGCGCGGCCGTGGTGCTGGTCACCGGCGACGTGACCAGGGGGCTGCAGGCCCTGCTCAGCGGCCTCGTCGTGACGGCGCTGGTGCTGGCGGTACTGGGACGGGTGGCGGGGCGGCGCGGCCTGTGGCGGAAGCTGGCCCTGCCCACCCGCCTGAGCGAGGCCGAGGGCTTCCGGTCGACGGCGGAGGATCCGGCCTTGGTCGGCCAGCGGGGCCGGGCCCTGACGCCGCTGCGGCCCGCGGGCGCCGCCGCGGTGGGCGGGCGCCGGGTGGACGTGGTGACGGAAGGGGAGTACCTGCCGGCCGGCACCGCCATCGAGATCATCCGGGTGGAAGGGCGCCGGGTGGTGGTGCGGGCCGCGGGCGGTGAACCGGGGGAAGGTCCCGGCGATGCCGGCGGGGATGCCTGA
- a CDS encoding GatB/YqeY domain-containing protein — protein sequence MSLKERLEQDMKEALKAREAGKTRLSVIRMARAAIKNEEIERGHPLSDDEVLQVLAREKRQRQEALEEYRRAGRDDLVEQMEAEIQVLASYLPEPLSEAELTRLAEEVIAQVGARGPQDMGKVMGQLMPRIRGRAEGSDASRIVRDLLGRMAQ from the coding sequence ATGTCCTTGAAAGAACGGCTGGAGCAGGACATGAAGGAGGCCCTGAAGGCGCGGGAGGCGGGCAAGACCCGCCTCTCGGTCATTCGCATGGCCCGGGCCGCCATCAAGAACGAGGAGATCGAGCGGGGGCACCCCCTGAGCGACGACGAGGTGCTGCAGGTGCTGGCCCGGGAAAAGCGCCAGCGACAGGAGGCCCTGGAGGAGTATCGCCGGGCCGGCCGCGACGACCTGGTCGAGCAGATGGAGGCGGAGATCCAGGTCCTGGCGTCCTACCTGCCCGAGCCCCTCAGCGAGGCGGAGCTGACGCGGCTGGCCGAGGAAGTCATCGCCCAGGTGGGCGCCCGCGGGCCCCAGGACATGGGCAAGGTCATGGGCCAGCTCATGCCGCGGATCCGCGGCCGGGCCGAGGGCAGCGACGCCAGCCGCATCGTCCGGGATCTGCTGGGCCGGATGGCGCAGTAA